Proteins co-encoded in one Solea senegalensis isolate Sse05_10M linkage group LG8, IFAPA_SoseM_1, whole genome shotgun sequence genomic window:
- the smtla gene encoding somatolactin alpha isoform X1, with the protein MCLSLVKQSGVWAVLLWPYLLAVSIPLDCRDEQGNMSRCPFISQEKLLDRIIQHAELISRISEESCSLFEELFVPFPLRLQRNTVGYACITKALPIPSSKSEIQQISDKWLLQSVLMLVQSWIEPLVYLQTTLDRYDNAPDVLLNKTKWVSEKLVSLEQGVVVLIRKMLDEGTLTTTYNEQDLLQYDVLPDMLESVMRDYTLLSCFKKDAHKMEIFLKLLKCRQTDKFNCA; encoded by the exons atgtgtttgtctttagtCAAACAGAGTGGTGTATGGGCTGTCTTGCTATGGCCCTATTTGCTTGCTGTAAGCATCCCACTAGACTGTAGGGATGAGCAGGGCAACATGTCTCGCTGTCCCTTCATCTCCCAAGAAAAACTTCTGGACCGAATCATCCAGCACGCTGAGCTCATCTCCCGCATCTCAGAAGAAtcatgttctttgttt GAGGAGCTGTTTGTTCCCTTCCCACTGCGGCTTCAGAGAAACACGGTCGGCTACGCATGCATCACCAAGGCCTTACCCATCCCTAGCTCCAAGAGTGAAATTCAACAAATATCT GATAAATGGTTGCTGCAATCTGTGCTGATGCTGGTCCAGTCGTGGATCGAGCCTTTGGTCTACCTGCAGACCACACTAGATCGCTACGATAACGCGCCAGACGTGCTGCTCAACAAGACTAAGTGGGTGTCCGAGAAACTGGTCAGTCTGGAGCAAGGCGTGGTCGTCCTTATAAGAAAG ATGCTGGATGAAGGAACGTTGACTACAACATACAACGAACAAGATCTACTCCAATACGATGTCCTACCAGATATGTTGGAATCTGTTATGAGAGACTATACCCTGCTCAGCTGCTTCAAGAAAGACGCCCATAAGATGGAGATTTTCCTCAAGCTCCTCAAGTGTCGGCAAACTGACAAATTCAACTGTGCATAA
- the smtla gene encoding somatolactin alpha isoform X2, translated as MMTAVKQSGVWAVLLWPYLLAVSIPLDCRDEQGNMSRCPFISQEKLLDRIIQHAELISRISEESCSLFEELFVPFPLRLQRNTVGYACITKALPIPSSKSEIQQISDKWLLQSVLMLVQSWIEPLVYLQTTLDRYDNAPDVLLNKTKWVSEKLVSLEQGVVVLIRKMLDEGTLTTTYNEQDLLQYDVLPDMLESVMRDYTLLSCFKKDAHKMEIFLKLLKCRQTDKFNCA; from the exons ATGATGACGGCAG tCAAACAGAGTGGTGTATGGGCTGTCTTGCTATGGCCCTATTTGCTTGCTGTAAGCATCCCACTAGACTGTAGGGATGAGCAGGGCAACATGTCTCGCTGTCCCTTCATCTCCCAAGAAAAACTTCTGGACCGAATCATCCAGCACGCTGAGCTCATCTCCCGCATCTCAGAAGAAtcatgttctttgttt GAGGAGCTGTTTGTTCCCTTCCCACTGCGGCTTCAGAGAAACACGGTCGGCTACGCATGCATCACCAAGGCCTTACCCATCCCTAGCTCCAAGAGTGAAATTCAACAAATATCT GATAAATGGTTGCTGCAATCTGTGCTGATGCTGGTCCAGTCGTGGATCGAGCCTTTGGTCTACCTGCAGACCACACTAGATCGCTACGATAACGCGCCAGACGTGCTGCTCAACAAGACTAAGTGGGTGTCCGAGAAACTGGTCAGTCTGGAGCAAGGCGTGGTCGTCCTTATAAGAAAG ATGCTGGATGAAGGAACGTTGACTACAACATACAACGAACAAGATCTACTCCAATACGATGTCCTACCAGATATGTTGGAATCTGTTATGAGAGACTATACCCTGCTCAGCTGCTTCAAGAAAGACGCCCATAAGATGGAGATTTTCCTCAAGCTCCTCAAGTGTCGGCAAACTGACAAATTCAACTGTGCATAA